The following DNA comes from Pelagicoccus enzymogenes.
GTTAATGCAACGGAAGAACCTGACTTTTTCCACCCTGGTGGCCTGCCAGCGGGACTGAGCATCGATTCGACCAACGGTCTCATTTCCGGAACGCCCTCACAATTTGGATACTTCAACGTAAATCTTGAAGCGACAAATCAATGGGGCCGCGGCGGACTGCAAATCGCAATCTACATCAAACGCGCCGCCCTCGCCCCCGTCTACGTCGGAACGAGCTCAGTCGGCGGAAAGGTCGGAAAAGACTTCCTCTTCCAGCCTGCCTTTTCTGGTAACGCAAACAGCTTCGAAATCGACGAAAATTCGCCGAACCCTCTGCCAGCGGGCCTCGCCATCGATCCCGAAACAGGAGCCATTAGCGGCATCCCAAGCGAGATCATGAACGGATTTGTGGACGTTCTCATATCCGGCGAAGGCGGATCTACTATCGCCACCGTCTACTTCAAGATCGTAGCCGCTCTCGACGCTCCCGTTATCTCCAGCAGCTCCTTCGCGAAAGGCACTTCGGGCACCGCCCTCAGCTTCCAGTTGACCGCTTCCAATAGCCCAGTCGAATTCGCCGCCGCAAATCTGCCTGCTGGTCTCGAGCTCGATAGCCAAAGCGGCGAAATCTCAGGCACTCCGGAATCAGCGGGCTTCTACGACATCGTCGTCAGCGCTCGCAACGCATCCGGTTGGGGTCAGCCTAAGCTGCTCATCCTCGACATCATCCCAGGATTGGAAGCGCCAATCGTGATTAGCGCTCCATGGGCCAAGGGGGAAGTCGGCAAGGCCTTCCAATATCAAATCGAAGCCAACAACCAGCCAAGCGGCTACGCTGTCTCGGGCGATCTCCCAGAAGGTCTCTCCCTCGACGAAGCAAGCGGATCCATCACAGGCACTCCAAGCAAGGCCGGTTTCTATGAAGTGATTCTCTCCGCTTCCAATGCCAGTGGGTCCGGAAACGGCCTTGTATTCATCTTCGCAATACGTCCGTCCCAGGAAATGCCAGTCATTACCTCCAGCGGCACGGCCTTCGCAACCGTCAACGAGCCTTTCCTCTACAAAATCAAGGCCACCGCCACTCCTACCAGCTATGCCGCGGAAAATCTTCCTGACGGACTCAGCTTGAACGAGAGCACAGGCTTCATCACTGGTACGCCTAAGTCGCCCACCACCGAGCCGCTCGTCATCGTTGTCACTGCGTCCAACGCAGCCGGCCAAAGCTTGCCACGCGCAGTGCTCTTGGAGATCCTGCCTGCCGCCGAAGCACCTGTCATCCTCTCCGGTGGACACGCGCTCGGCAAGGTTGGCGTCGCCTTCGAATACCAAGTTTTCGCCATCAATGAGCCCACGGCTTACAGCAGCCCAGACTTGCCGGAAGGCCTCTCCATCGCCAGCAACACCGGCCTGATTTCCGGCACTCCGGAAGAAGCGGGAGAATTCAAGGTCACCCTTGTCGCCTCCAACGATGCGGGCAAGGGCGAACCCGCCACCATCCTCTTCTTCATCGTTCCAGGCGCCGAGGCGCCGCGCGTCACCAGCAAAACCCACGCGATCGGTAAGGTCGGCGAAGACTTCGAGTACCAAATCCTCGCCTCCGCCGAAGAGATCGACAGCTACCAAGTAGAAGGAAATCTTCCACGCGGTCTTGATTTCGACCCGACCACGGGACTCATTTCTGGCACACCTGTGGAACCGATTATCACCAGCGTGCTTCTCTCCGTGAGCAACGAAGCGGGCACCAGCGCTCCGCAGCCGTTCACCATCAAGATCGAGCCGGCCCTGGAAGCTCCAGTCATCACCTCCTCGCTCAATATTAGCGGGACCGTAGGCGAGGAATTGAGCTACACCATCAACGCGACAAACATGCCTGAGGAACGTCCATTGCCGCCAAGCGCCGAATTCGACGCGGTCGGACTCCCCAGCGGCTTGGGCGTGAACACCGCAACTGGCATCGTATCCGGCATCCCCGAAGAAGCAGGCAGCTACATCGCCACCTTGGTCGCCAGCAATGAGACCGGCGAAGGCGCGCCTCGCTTCCTCAACATCAAGATTAAGCCAGCGCCAACCGCCCCTGTGGTTACCAGCGTATTCCGCGTCGGAGCTCAGGTCGGCAAGAGCTTCAACTACCAGATTGTCGCCACAAACGCTCCTACCTCCTACGACGCTGACCACGCCATCGCTTGGTTGGTCGCCGACACGGAAACAGGTTCTCTCTCCGGCACTCCGACCAAACCTGGCGTCTTCTACGCATCGCTCTTCGCGGTCAACGAAGCCGGCTACTCGGAACCAAGCCCGCTTGAAATCACCGTGTACCCAGCAGCGGATACACCAAAGATGACCAGCGAGCGCAGTGCTGAAGGCAAAGTTGGAAGCCCCTTCGAGTACCAGATCGAAGCATCCAACAATCCGACCTCCTTTAAGGTCAGCGGCCTCCCCGCCGGATTGAGCCTAAACCCCAGCACCGGTGTTATCTCCGGCACGCCTACCGCGTCTGGAACATTCGACATCGTTGTGGTCGGAAGCAACGGCAACGGCGAGGGAGCGAAAGCCACCCTCGTACTTAAAATCAGCCCGAAGACGGCCTTCACCATCGTCTCCAGCAGCTCCAACGATAACTAAGGCGGCTGCTCAGCCCCCTCTTTGACCCACACAAAAGAAGGATCCCCACAGATGAACATCCCACTACTCAAGCCGTTCGCCACCCTACGTGCCCTCTGCGCTTTCACTGCCGTAACCTTGGCGGGCATGAACATCGCCACGGCTCAAGATGAACGATTTCAAATCCCAGAGATTGGCGAGGTAGGAGTCGCCTACTCCTACACCTTCACCATCAATCCTGCTCCCGAGGAGGGTTCGACTTGGGCTGCGACCGGTCTGCCGGAAGGGCTTAGCATCAATGCGAGCACTGCCGAAATCAGCGGCGTTCCCGCAACCGATGGCCAATACGACAACGTAACTCTCACCCTGAGGCGTCCCGATCTCTCAACAAACGATATCTACGTTTCCATAACCATCGATGCTGCCAGTGGTACGCCAGAAATCACCAGCGCCGCCACCGCAAGCGGCACAGTGGGAGTCGCCTTCAACTACGTCGTCACTGCGAGCAATTCTCCCCAAAGCTTCAACGTTGTAGGCGACCTGCCCGACGGCGTTAGCTTCTCCGGCGAAGCCATCTCCGGCACCCCCACCGAGGCGGGTACCTTTGATGTCCAATTGAGCGGCAACAACGCTTCAGGCACCGGCGCCGAAACCACCTTGACGATTACCATCGATCCTGCTGGCGCCGTTCCCGTGATATCCGGTTCCGCAAACCTCTCCGGGGATGCCAATGCTCAACTATCTTATCAGGTAAACGCTAGCGAAAGCCCAACCAGTTACGCAGCAAGCGGACTCCCCTTGGGCGTTTCGATCAACACCACGACGGGATTCATCAGCGGCACTCCAACGATCGAGAACGTCTACACCGTCGACCTCACCGCCACCAACGAGCACGGAACCAGCGCCGTCTTCCAGCTGACCATCGTGATCGGGGACGTTCCGCAAATCACTAGCTCGCTGAGCATCGCGGCGACTGAGGGTGAAGCCATCACCGAGTATCAGCTCTCTGCCTCCAACTCGAATGACTCTAACTCGCCGCCGACGTTTACCGTATCCACAGCTTCCCTTCCAGACGGCTTGAGCTACCAAAGCTCCACCCGAAGAATCACCGGCACCCCCACCGAATCTGGTACTTTTGAAGTGGACGTCTATGCCTCCAATGCGATCGGCGACGGTCCTATCTCCACCATCGTCATCACCGTGGAAGCCGCCATGTCCATTCCGGTGCTACGATCCGCAAGCTTCAGCGTAGAGCACCAGAGTGACGGCAGCCTCAAGCTCTTCCTCACTTTTGAACAAAGCGCCGACGACCTTGCCGCTTACGACTGGCTCATTCTCACCAGCGCAGACCTCGAAGCCTGGACTCAGATCGACATCAACGACGCCTCTCTGGAAGTCACCGTCACCGACAACCAAGATGGTTCGAAATCTGTTTCAGTCTTGTATCCAAATTTCGAAGCCACCACCACTCAGGCGTACTTCCGCTACCGCGTGCAAGCCAAGTCAGGAGAGTAAGCTTCAAGTTCTTTCTTAAAACTCAAACGGCCCGTCCGCAAATGCGGACGGGCCTTTTCGTTAAATACTCTTTTGAGTTGCGAGTACCCCTTGTATCGCGGACCGGGTGGAACCGGTCCCTTGGACGGCTCGGAGAACCGTCCCTACCGAAACGACAGTGTATCTGTCCCATCGCGGTTACAGGTAGGGCTCGCTCTCCGAGCGAGCCGGCTTGCCGACGTCACTGGAGCCAAGCGAGCACACGAGCAGCGCTGCAGAACCATCTCCAAATCCCTGTAGAGCACTACGAAACAAGCGCTGAAAAGCGTTGCTTGATTTCCGTAGTTACCACACCGGGACGCGGTTCAAATCGCCGTGGAGAAAAGGAGGGAGCGACCAAGTTTCGGGCTCCTGCCAGATCCTCAGCCTCACCATCTGCGATCATTTGCGCCATCACGTTGCCAACCGCCGTTGCTTCGGAAGCGCCCACTACGACCGGAAGTCCAAGCGCATCAGCCGCAAGTTGGTTCACGAGGTCGTTACGACTTCCTCCGCCGAGAATAAACAAGCCTTCGAGCTGGCGCCCCGTTATCTTTTCCAGAATCTGGAAAACGAAATCGTACTTCAAAGCCAGACTGTCGAAAATGCAGCGAGCGATCTGACCGTTGGTTTCGGGAACGGGTTCGCCCTTTTCCTTGCAGAAGGCTTGGATTTTCTCCGGCATTCCACCTGCCGTCGCAAATGCGGAATAGTCAGGGTCAATCAAGGAACGCATCGGTTCGCACTTCGCCGCCTCTTCCATTATCGTCGGATAGGTGGCCTCCTCGCCTTGCGCAATCCAGGAGCGGCGACATTCCTCCAAGAGCCAAAGCCCGCAAATGTTCTTGAGAAAACGGATCGTTCCTCCGTAGCCCACTTCGTTAGAGAAGCCAGCGGCTGCGGCTTCAGGGCTGGTGTTGGGGGCGTCCAACTCGAATCCTAGGATCGACCACGTGCCCGAACTGAGAATACCGTAGTTCGGCTGCACCTCCGGCAAAGCCATGAAAGCGCTTCCCGTATCATGCCCCGCGACCGTTACAACCGACAAGTCGGATGTTCCGATAGCTTCCGCAACTTCCTGGGTCACAAGCCCGAGCTTGGCTCCAGGATCGACCACATCGCCGAGGAACTCAGAGGACACCCCGAGTTCGGCGAGGATTGGCTCAGACCACGTCTTGGTGTGCGGATTCAGCATCTGGCTGGTGCTGGCGGCAGTCCGCTCCGTGGACTGGACTCCCGACAGCCAGAAATTGATCAAATCAGGCAAAAACAGCAGCCGTGTCGCCGTCTTAAATGCCGTGCGCGATTGCGAAACTTCCGCAGCGATTTGGAAGATCGTATTGAAAAACATGAACTGGATTCCGGTTTCCGCATAGATTAGATCCTTGCCTAGCTTTTCGCAAACCTGCTTCACCATCGGTCCTGTGCGTTCGTCACGATAGCAAACCGGATTTGCTAGGAGTTCGCCCGACTCGTCGAGCAGCCCGTAGTCTACGCCCCATGTGTCGACCCCTACCGAAACGACGTCCGCGCCATAGAATTCGACAGCGGTTTTGATTCCGTACAATATTTCTGAATACAGAGAAAGGAAATCCCAATGCCAGCGTCCTCTCAGCCGCACAGAGGGAGTCTCGAACCGGTGCTTTTCCACCAGCTCGAGCTTTCCGTCTTCCCAAACCGCAGCAATGACGCGACCACTGGTCGCGCCAAGATCTACTGCGATGTAAACTTTTCTACTGCTCACATCGAATTTCATAGGCACAAAATGAAATGCGATTAAGCGTAGGAGCTGTCTTGGGTGATTCCCAGCTCTTTACGGCGACGCGTGCGATCTGCTTCGATCTGCTGCAAGTAACCGCTCTTGCGATACGCCTCCATCGGGTCCGCATCCAAGCCCTTTTCCTCGCGCCACTTGGCTAGCAGCGGGCTAACATCGGAGTTGTAAGCTGACTTCAAGATCGTCTCGGCATCGACGATGTTGCCACTTCTCTGAGCAACGCCCAAGGCCTCGCGATCGACCAAAGCTGCCTTGGCCCAGAGTTCCTGCGCCGTGGTAACCGTTTGGATCATGGCTTCTATCTTCGGCTTTAGGTTGTGGGACTGGTCGATCATGTAAGCGATCTCCGGATACGATCCCGTCTCTGCCGCATAGGCGTGGATCTCGTTGAAGATACGGAAAATCTGGTAAGGATCGATCGAGCCGAGCGTCAAGTCGTCGTCGGCATAGCGGCGGTCATTAAAGTGGAAACCGCCCAACATTTCCTCATCCAGGAGCCATGCCACAATCTGTTCGATATTCTGGGAAGTGTAATGGTGTCCGGTGTCGACCAACACCTTAGCCTGGGCGCCAAGCTTCTTGCAAAGCGCATAGGACATGCCCCAGTCGGCGACGTCAGTCTGGTAGAACGCCGGCTCGAAAGGCTTGTACTCGATCAGCATTACCTGATCCTCTGCGAGCTCGTCGTAGCAAGACTTCAGGCAGTTTTCGAAGCGACGCTTGCGAGCGCGAATGCTGTCCTGCCCCGGATAGTTGGTTCCGTCGGCGAACCAGTAGCTGATCAAGTTGCTGCCAACCGCCTCGCCGATCTTCGAGCACTCGATTCCGTGACGCACCGCTTGCTCGCGCACCTCCGCGTCGGGATTGCCAAAGCTTCCTAGCTTGTACGCTTGGTCTTGAAAGAGGTTTGGATTGATCGATCCGATCTTGACTCCGTTCTTGGCAGCGATCTCGGCGGTCGCCTTCGGGTCCTCGCCCGCTACAAAATCCCAGAGCACGTGTACCGCAACGGTCGGGCAGCAACCAGTGAACTTGTTTACGATCCCCGCATCGGCGAACTTGTCGGCCGTATTGATGGCCGATCCCGTTTGGAAGAATTTCCCGAACCGAGTTCCGGTGTCGGCGAACCCCCAAGAGGGAAGTTCGATCTTTAGTTGATCGAGTGATCGGATAGCGTTTTCAGGAGTCATAACGAATTTTGGTTACGTGGGTAGGGTTAAAAGCATCGAGCATAGCATCTAGCCGAGGCTTTTTCCATAGACAGGCTGATTCTTTACATACAAGTTCTGACACAAATGAAATCAGACTTTGCGATTTACCTGCCCCAGCCTGAAGAGCCTCACGCCTGGGGTTTGGACATCACCGGGGCCGGCTCCGCCACCATTGCCCCCAAGAGCGCCTACCCACCTGAGCACCATCCGAGCGACCACTACTTCGACTGGAACCATGGGCGCACCTTGGAAGTTTTCCAGCTGATTCTCATTACCAACGGAAGCGGCACCTTTGAATCGGAGCTCATGCCGCCCACGACGCTCTCAGCGCCATTTCTGTTTATTGTTTTCCCGGGCGTTTGGCACAGATACCGTCCGACCCCAGAAACAGGGTGGCAAGAGAGCTGGGTCGGATTCCGCGGCGAGTTTGCCCAACGATTGCAAGAAAGCGGCAGCCTTTCGCCCGAGCGCCCCGTATACGCTACCGGAAATAGCGAAATGCTTCTTGCCCAATTTCAGTTGATTCAGGACGAAGTAAAAAGCGAAGCCTTCGGCTTCCGCTCCATTGCGGCAACCGCGATCATGCAAATACTGGCACTTTCGACCCACTTGCCTGAACGCAAAGAGGAAGAAAACCATCCCATGAGGAAAACTATCAGGCGCGCCTGCTTCCTGATGCGGCAACGCTCTGGAGCCCCCCTCTGCCCCGAGGAATTGGCAGCCGAACTAAATACCGGCTACACCTATTTCCGTCGCATGTTCCGCAAGTATACAGGTATCAGCCCCAAGCGCTACCACAGCCAGTTGCGCCTGCAACGCGTCAAGCGGCTTCTGCGAGACAGCTCTAGCAGCGTATCCGAAATTGCAGACAAGTTCGGCTTCGCTTCTCCCTTCCACCTCTCGAACTGGTTCAAGAAAGAAACCGGACTGTCACCTCGCGATTGGCGACAAAGCGCTTGAGTCAGCCGCTCAGTCCTCATCTTCTCACCGAACCAAGAACGCTTAAACCTATGCCAACGCCCCCAAAGAAAATCCCAGCCGCTCTCGTCAGCCTAGTCCTGCTCGCTGCAGGAAGCACGCATCTAAACGCTCAAGCTGGCGACCAAAGAGACCGTGCCGGACAAGTCCAAGAGGAAGTCTGGAAGGAGATAGATGTCCCGCCTGCTCCCATCCTCACACCCGAGGAGGCGATGCAGAGCTTCTATATCGAACCTGGCTATCGTCTCGAACTCGTTGCCGCGGAACCCCTCGTGAACGACCCGGTAGCCATTGCTTGGGATGAACACGGGCGCCTCTGGGCTGCGGAAATGTGGGCCTACATGCCAGACGTAGACGGCACCGGCGAGCATGAGCCTGTGAGCCGCGTGGTGATACTGGAGGACGAGGACGGAGACGGAAAAATGGATCGCTCCACCGTCTACTTGGACCGGCTCGTAATGCCACGGGCCATCTCGATCGTCAAAGGCGGAGCCCTGATCGCAGATCCTCCGAATCTCTACTTTTGCCAAGATACCGACGGCGACTTGATTGCTGACAGCAAAAGCGTCGTAGCTCGCTACGCTGCTGAGGGCAACGTAGAACACGCGGAGAACGGACTACTGCGCGGCTTGGACAACTGGCTCTACAACGCCAAGTCAAGCCGACGGCTCAAGTTCGAAGGTGGACGTATCCAAGAGCAGGCGACAAAATTTCGCGGCCAATGGGGCATTACCCAGGACGACTACGGCCGCCTTTACTACAATACAAACAGCTTCTATCTTTACGGCGACATGGTGCCATCGGAAAACGTGAGCCAGCACCCCGGTCGCGAAGCTCGCGCTGGCATGTCCTTCCCCGTAGTGCCGGATCGGACCGTCCACCCCGCTCGCGTAACGCCGGGAGTCAACCGTGGCTATCGCGAAGGCGTGCTCAATCCAGATTTTCGCCTAAACACCGTGACAGCTGTCAGCGCCCCCACCATAGCAAGGGGCCACCGCTACCCTGATCACGTTCAAGGCGGCGCCTTCATTCCAGAACCCTCCGGTAACGTCGTATCCCGTTTCGAACTACACGTCGACGGGCTAGAAGTTAAGGCGGAAAAAGCGCTGCATTCACATCCCAAATGGGGCGACATCGAGTTCCTTTCCTCGACCGACGAACGCTTCCGCCCCGTAGCGACCGCGGTTGGCCCTGATGGCTTCGTTTATGTAGTCGACATGTATCGTGGCATCTTGCAGCACAAGACTTACCTCACGACATTCCTGCGAAAACAAATCATCGAACGAGGCCTAGATCAACCCGTTGGCCTCGGTCGTATCTATCGTATTGTCCACGAGAGCGACGACAAAAGCCGCGAGGGGCCTGAGCTGGCTAACCTGCCTCCCACCGAGCTTGTCCCCTACCTGGCTCATCAAAACGGCTGGGTCCGCGACACGGCTCAACGCTTGATCGTCGACAGCCAATCCCAAGCGCCCGAGCTCCTGCAAAGTCTCGTTAAGTCAACTGCGATCGGCAGCGAGTTAGGCCGTATCCATGCGCTTTGGACTCTGGAGGGGCTTGGAGCAATCGATCTGGATACCCTTGCCTTCGCCTACCAAAAAGGAAGCGGGTGGATCCAGACAAACGTCCTGCGCATTTCGAACCCCCTTCTCAATGCGGCAAAAAAGAACAACCACCCACTCTGGAGCATTTACGAACAATCCCTCAGACACCCGTCGAGACGCGTAAAGCTGCAGGCCGTCAGCTTGTTATCCGCCATCAACGTCGAATCTTATCGACTAAACGCCATCACTTCCCTCGATGCCGGCACCCTAGCGGATCCCTATTTTATCGACGCGATCGTATCCGCTTTGCACAGACAGGAAGTCCAATTCCTGGAAAGCGCGACCGCCCATTCGGATCCTGCAAAACTTTCGCCAATCGTATCCGCCCTATCTGAAGCAATTTTCCGAGCCAAGGACTCAGATTCCGCTGCTCGTTATATTGAAATCGCCCTCTCGGAATCGACAAGCAGTTCGCTAAGATCTGCGATTGTCGACGGCTTCGAAATTCCTCTCGGCGGCAAGAACGTCCGGCCACTGAAACTAGCGAAAGCTCCATCACCGTTACCAGCTCCTGGCACTCCGCTCTTCCAAGCCTTTACGTGGTTGGACAAGATTGATCCAGACGCCGTGGTCGAATTCCAATACAGCGATGCCGATCTCGCCGGCATGGAGCGTGGCAAGGCTTCCTACGCCAATCTCTGCGCGATCTGCCATAACCAAAACGGAGAAGGTACCCCATCTCTCGCTCCCACTCTAGTCGGATCCGAGTGGGTAACCGGATCCAAGGAGAGGCTCGCGTTGGTGGTGGGACAAGGGCTGACAGGTCCAATCGAAGTCAACGGCGAGTTGTGGAACTCAACGATGCCACCCCACGCCCAGCATCCAGCGCTAACTGGCGAAAAGCTCAATGACCTCCTGAATTACCTGCGAGGCTCCTGGGGGAACAACGCCAGCCCATTCGGCGCTGGCGAGGCGCGCTCCTATCTCGAGAAGCATAACGAACGCAGCGAACCTTGGACCGCCGAGGAGCTGGACGAACTCGACCTGTCCGAAGAAAGCTAACCAAACATCGGGTCTTTCGCAGT
Coding sequences within:
- a CDS encoding DUF7133 domain-containing protein produces the protein MPTPPKKIPAALVSLVLLAAGSTHLNAQAGDQRDRAGQVQEEVWKEIDVPPAPILTPEEAMQSFYIEPGYRLELVAAEPLVNDPVAIAWDEHGRLWAAEMWAYMPDVDGTGEHEPVSRVVILEDEDGDGKMDRSTVYLDRLVMPRAISIVKGGALIADPPNLYFCQDTDGDLIADSKSVVARYAAEGNVEHAENGLLRGLDNWLYNAKSSRRLKFEGGRIQEQATKFRGQWGITQDDYGRLYYNTNSFYLYGDMVPSENVSQHPGREARAGMSFPVVPDRTVHPARVTPGVNRGYREGVLNPDFRLNTVTAVSAPTIARGHRYPDHVQGGAFIPEPSGNVVSRFELHVDGLEVKAEKALHSHPKWGDIEFLSSTDERFRPVATAVGPDGFVYVVDMYRGILQHKTYLTTFLRKQIIERGLDQPVGLGRIYRIVHESDDKSREGPELANLPPTELVPYLAHQNGWVRDTAQRLIVDSQSQAPELLQSLVKSTAIGSELGRIHALWTLEGLGAIDLDTLAFAYQKGSGWIQTNVLRISNPLLNAAKKNNHPLWSIYEQSLRHPSRRVKLQAVSLLSAINVESYRLNAITSLDAGTLADPYFIDAIVSALHRQEVQFLESATAHSDPAKLSPIVSALSEAIFRAKDSDSAARYIEIALSESTSSSLRSAIVDGFEIPLGGKNVRPLKLAKAPSPLPAPGTPLFQAFTWLDKIDPDAVVEFQYSDADLAGMERGKASYANLCAICHNQNGEGTPSLAPTLVGSEWVTGSKERLALVVGQGLTGPIEVNGELWNSTMPPHAQHPALTGEKLNDLLNYLRGSWGNNASPFGAGEARSYLEKHNERSEPWTAEELDELDLSEES
- a CDS encoding putative Ig domain-containing protein — encoded protein: MNIPLLKPFATLRALCAFTAVTLAGMNIATAQDERFQIPEIGEVGVAYSYTFTINPAPEEGSTWAATGLPEGLSINASTAEISGVPATDGQYDNVTLTLRRPDLSTNDIYVSITIDAASGTPEITSAATASGTVGVAFNYVVTASNSPQSFNVVGDLPDGVSFSGEAISGTPTEAGTFDVQLSGNNASGTGAETTLTITIDPAGAVPVISGSANLSGDANAQLSYQVNASESPTSYAASGLPLGVSINTTTGFISGTPTIENVYTVDLTATNEHGTSAVFQLTIVIGDVPQITSSLSIAATEGEAITEYQLSASNSNDSNSPPTFTVSTASLPDGLSYQSSTRRITGTPTESGTFEVDVYASNAIGDGPISTIVITVEAAMSIPVLRSASFSVEHQSDGSLKLFLTFEQSADDLAAYDWLILTSADLEAWTQIDINDASLEVTVTDNQDGSKSVSVLYPNFEATTTQAYFRYRVQAKSGE
- a CDS encoding rhamnulokinase, whose amino-acid sequence is MSSRKVYIAVDLGATSGRVIAAVWEDGKLELVEKHRFETPSVRLRGRWHWDFLSLYSEILYGIKTAVEFYGADVVSVGVDTWGVDYGLLDESGELLANPVCYRDERTGPMVKQVCEKLGKDLIYAETGIQFMFFNTIFQIAAEVSQSRTAFKTATRLLFLPDLINFWLSGVQSTERTAASTSQMLNPHTKTWSEPILAELGVSSEFLGDVVDPGAKLGLVTQEVAEAIGTSDLSVVTVAGHDTGSAFMALPEVQPNYGILSSGTWSILGFELDAPNTSPEAAAAGFSNEVGYGGTIRFLKNICGLWLLEECRRSWIAQGEEATYPTIMEEAAKCEPMRSLIDPDYSAFATAGGMPEKIQAFCKEKGEPVPETNGQIARCIFDSLALKYDFVFQILEKITGRQLEGLFILGGGSRNDLVNQLAADALGLPVVVGASEATAVGNVMAQMIADGEAEDLAGARNLVAPSFSPRRFEPRPGVVTTEIKQRFSALVS
- a CDS encoding L-rhamnose isomerase — its product is MTPENAIRSLDQLKIELPSWGFADTGTRFGKFFQTGSAINTADKFADAGIVNKFTGCCPTVAVHVLWDFVAGEDPKATAEIAAKNGVKIGSINPNLFQDQAYKLGSFGNPDAEVREQAVRHGIECSKIGEAVGSNLISYWFADGTNYPGQDSIRARKRRFENCLKSCYDELAEDQVMLIEYKPFEPAFYQTDVADWGMSYALCKKLGAQAKVLVDTGHHYTSQNIEQIVAWLLDEEMLGGFHFNDRRYADDDLTLGSIDPYQIFRIFNEIHAYAAETGSYPEIAYMIDQSHNLKPKIEAMIQTVTTAQELWAKAALVDREALGVAQRSGNIVDAETILKSAYNSDVSPLLAKWREEKGLDADPMEAYRKSGYLQQIEADRTRRRKELGITQDSSYA
- a CDS encoding helix-turn-helix domain-containing protein; its protein translation is MKSDFAIYLPQPEEPHAWGLDITGAGSATIAPKSAYPPEHHPSDHYFDWNHGRTLEVFQLILITNGSGTFESELMPPTTLSAPFLFIVFPGVWHRYRPTPETGWQESWVGFRGEFAQRLQESGSLSPERPVYATGNSEMLLAQFQLIQDEVKSEAFGFRSIAATAIMQILALSTHLPERKEEENHPMRKTIRRACFLMRQRSGAPLCPEELAAELNTGYTYFRRMFRKYTGISPKRYHSQLRLQRVKRLLRDSSSSVSEIADKFGFASPFHLSNWFKKETGLSPRDWRQSA